AGTCagagtttctgtttccttatctgtaaaatggagataaaaaaatACCATCTGTTCTAGCTTTCTTTATAGTCTTGTGAGGAGCTTTGAAATCTACATGTGAAGgagctttgaaaacataaaagtgtTCATGAGATTTCAAAACAGttttagtgagaaaaaaaatcatctatgtTTTAGTGCTGGGGAGTTCTGGGTTCAAAATTTAGCCTTACTTTCTactaattttgtgatttttgccaAATTACTTCATCTagctgagcctcaatttctttttctcttaaatggtCATAAAAACATCCACCATGTAAGACTATAGTGgggattaaaatgttaataattggggcacctgggtggctcggtcccttgagcctctggctcttgacttccgctcaggtcatgagctcgtggttcatggtttcaagccccacaccggggtctgtgctgaccaacgcagagcctgcttgggattctctctctctgcccctcccccgactcaTGCATGtgctcgcgcgcgcgctctctctctctctctctctctctcaaaaataaaataaacattaaaaaaataaaaagtaaaatgttgataatacatgtaaaggaTCTGGTACATAGTAGAGTTTAATAAATGGTGGCCAGTAGTGGCACATTAAGGGACTTGGTTGAGACATAATCCTCCAAAGATGATTGTTTTCCCCTTCAGTCAGCCTTTTACAttgaggcaaaaagaaagagTGACTTTAAAGCTGGTTGAAGGTCTGAATAAATACCCATGTGGTTCAAGAGACTGATGTCTTGATGTTCATTATCTAAGTATCTCTGGAAGAAAAATCTCCAAACTTCAtgagattttaatatttactgaaatatttgtGAGTACCAGCCACACTGCAGGGTTTTGTGACAAGGATTTGCTATGATTATTCTGTCTCATTCACACACTCTCATCAGAATGGAGGCTCTTTTGATGGTGTGCACAGGAGACTGGCAGTGTATGCAGGAAGGTTTCCCATTGGTGTCCATGCAAGCAGATACTCCAGGCCCCAGGGAAACAGCCAAACAAGTGATACTGAGGGTCATGTAAGGTGATGCAAGAAGACTGTTCTGAGGTCCATGGTAACTGACAGCATCCTCATCGTCAGAACAGCAGAACAGCAAGTTCTTATTTGCTGGAGACACGAGGAGGCGGCTGATGGATGATTGCTGCTTTTTTGTCAGCAACTAAGCATTTGTGATACAGAGGAACTATTGtctattttaaaagaggaaaaaaaaacccaaccgcaccatcctttctccatcttcccaACTTCCAGCTCgtatttttattctggaaaagcACTTTTAGtgccctcagttttctcacacCTCTTTCCAGGTAGAGCCAGCCTTTGGGAAGGTATTCTTTTCAGGGAGAAAGATTGCTCCCTCCTCTCCCTAGGGTTGGCAGAGTTTGTGTGGTGGTATCCTTCGTGGTGATATTTTGAAGCACCCCAGACGTGTCATTTCACAGACAGTCTCAGGCAGAGAATGCCACGGGACCTGCCTTTGAACATGACTATCTTTGTTTGGGATGGGGAGGTGTGCTCAGCTCCAtgtgaggaggagagaaaaaacaaaaacaaaaacgccgCCCAAGTGTCATTTCAGTGAAAACCTAATTGGAAGAGGGTGAGAttgagagggaggaagtgagcaGACAGAGGCTGCAGAGAGTGGCCAGAGGAGGCATCATCTGAATGATCAGCAGTTCTGCGCAAAGAACAGTGTGTGAGAGGGAATACCAGTGTctcaggtgtttttgtttttatgtttttgcctGAATAACTTTAGGTTGATTGCATCACCAAGCCATGCTTGAGTGTGGAATAGCAAAACCCCATCTAAGTAGGGAAAGTGCAGTTCAGTGAGATCATGCTCCAAGTTCATTTGCACAGATTCCATGATGGGCTCTTCTGAATCTGGCCACAGCTGTTGGCCCATTTTGCTAGGGCTTGACCCCTGAGTGGATCATTTATCTCCTTTATGTTTCCAAGCCACAGGACACCATCTTTACCTCCAGCCAGTCTATACTTGTGGTCTTTGGGGAATATGTGGATGGAGAGTCTGGGTATAGAGGTTTCATGAACAAGCAGGAGAGACAGGTTGAAGGGCATCACTTTTTAGAATAGGAGGCTATGTGGACAGAGCATTTGCTAGGAGTCAGGAAACTGGATTTTAATCCTACCTTTGCCTGTACTAGCTATGTTGTTAGGCAAGTAATTTTATCTCTTAGAGGCCCAGGTATAATAACTACTACACATCTACTATAAACCACACCAAAATTTTGTAAGGGTCAAATGAGATAGGGAAGAGAGCACTGAAAACCAAAGCtgcattttccaaaatgataGCCACTAGCTGCATGTGACTATTTGAATTTCAATTCATTAatattcaataaaatgaaaagttcagtacctcagtcacactagccacatttcaagtgctccatAGCCACATATGGCTGGTGAGTACCATATTAGACAAcaaagatatagaacatttgCGTTATCACAGAAAGTTTTATTGTACATCTCTGCCTCAGAACTCTAAGGTGTGataccaaagatgtaaaggatgaAGTTAGAGGAGTGATAAATGCTGTCATAGTTGAGGATTCTTGGAAACAGACACAACCTGCTCAAGTTAGTTGAAGTAAAACGAGGGATTTATTCGGCAAATTCAGGGTAAACGTGTGGATCTCAAGAGCTGGAATCATAGCTAGGCTTCAAAAACAACTAGAAGCAATTCCTAGAAGCTTATCAGGAACTCAAGAAGCTACTCTCCTTctcactgtttctctttttctcttgtcttccttTCCCTGTAGCCACTTGTGctgtgctctctgtttctctttgtgtcaatgactttttcctttcctctcctttttcttcctctcccccgcccccattctccttccttcctcaatcttctctcctccctcccctctctgcagaCCAGCTTTCTTAACTGCACTGCATGTGGTCCAAATAGGGCTCAACCAGGCCCAGTTTTCATTGTTTCTCAGGGACAATGCCTAACAAAGGCTGGGTTCTGATCCCAGATTCCCAGGAGAGACATTAGCCAGTTTGGAATGATAGCCACCCCTGATCCAGTCAACTATATTTAGGAGGATGGGGTAGTGATTCTATGCTTCCTCAATAAAGGCAGTGGGGAGTAGGACAGATGCTGTAAAAAGGAGCATATATGGTATGGGGATGGGGCACTGACTAACATGTTCATGTTGACACCTTGGAGAGTTCATTACCCAATGACCACACAGGGAGGAGTTGCCAGAGATTTGACCAAGGCCATGAAGAAAAAGAGTTATTTGCGTGGTTTGAATCATCATCACAGATCCTTGGGGGATTGGCGTACCCTCAACATCCTTATACTTGGATGGAAGTCGGTACTGCCAGAGCAAGGTGGAAATCAGATCTAAGCGTTTGTCATTTCTTAAATGCAAACTGTGTACTAGTAAGACCCTTTTCTCTTCAGCCTTTAGGAAGAAACATGAGGTTCTCTTGGAAACTATTCAAGAGGAAGATGGAAGGGGCCGTTTAAAAGCGATTAAAACCTGCAGACCGCAAGACTGGGGCCAGAGGGCTGGCAGTGGAAAACCCTGCTGGGTTGTGACCTCTCACTGAAAAGTTCCAGGTGCCTTTTTGCTTcctgcaaaagaaaagaagagaaggaaaagaccaTGTCCATAGCCTTGAAGCAGGTGTTCAACAAGGACAAGACCTTCCGGCCCAAGAGGAAATTTGAACCCGGCACACAGAGGTTTGAGCTCCACAAACGGGCTCAGGCGTCCCTCAACTCAGGCGTGGACCTGAAGGCGGCCGTGCAGCTGCCCAGTGGGGAGGACCAGAACGACTGGGTGGCGGTGCACGTGGTGGACTTCTTCAATAGGATCAACCTCATCTATGGCACCATCTGTGAGTTCTGTACCGAGCAGACCTGCCCTGTGATGTCAGGGGGCCCCAAATATGAGTATCGCTGGCAGGATGACCTCAAGTACAAGAAGCCAACTGCCCTGCCAGCTCCCCAGTACATGAACCTCCTTATGGATTGGATCGAGGTCCAGATCAACAATGAGGACATATTTCCAACATGCGTGGGTAAGTCCATGACCAGCTTCTTGCTTATTTTGGTGCATCCCACCCAAGCTCAGAAAGTTTGCAGGGGCTTCTTCTAGGTCTGTCCTTGAATGCTGGGTGGCACCCTATCAGTGTTTCCCTAACATCCATCGTACTTGCAGTGTCTTTTTTCAGATCTAAGAACctccttgaaattaaaaaaaaaaaaaaaccatttgtgGACTACTTACAATTATTTTGTGGACCTCAGCGGTATAGGTACCACATGCTAGAGAGCATTGCCTTGCTGAGATGTTAGATTTGATCTTGCTGGTTTCCTTAGGACTACATTCCAGACTCACCCAGTTAGCCAtgtagaattttcattttttggctaATTAACTAAAGTTACATTAACTCTGGTGCATTTATTGGTATTCATCTCTCAGGTTAAGGAATCCCAGTGTGAGAATGCATGGATTTGTTTGGGTATCAAGCAAACAGGGGTTGGCATTCTGGGGAAATAAAAATCCTGGCATCTGTTCTTACCACTCCTGATCATTTGTTATTAATTCCAGGTTGTATTAGTAACTCTGGACCCATGTGTAGCTGCTAGACCCACTAGAACTTGAAATGCAAATGCTTTCATTTGTGTGGTGCTCTGAGCTATAAAACTCTTCAAGGGGAAGGACCAAACCTTATCtcccttttatatttctttatgctGCTGATAATTGGATTTGCCATGCACCAACAGGCTGAATTTAAAGTTCAGGGGGTTTTTAGGCATCAGATTCAATAGGAATGAGCCACCTCCTATGTGTCTCCAGTGTCTAGCACAGTGCCCTGGAACTTTGTAGGccctcaggaaatatttgtggaatgattGAAAAAATACTTGTGCTCTTAGACAGTAGTATTAAAAAAGCTCTGAGATGGTTGGGATATAAAAGAAGCATTTGGAGCACATTGTTGAGATCACCTCTAGATGGGATGTGTGTATCCCCCCTGTGGTATATGGAAGTTGAGGTGGGGCGTATGGAAGTAATTAAGCTAAACCGGGGTGGGAGGGGAGTGCATAAATTGATTAGGGCGGTATGTGCATCTTGAAATATTCAGCACACACACCAATTTGCTCAGAATCACTGTATTGCCTTGACTTGCCCAGCTCTCTCATGCGCTTGCCCGATGCTGTCCCTTGCTAGGGAAGGAGGTGATGTGTGTGGTAATGCAAACTCCCTTGGCTCACCAGCACAGGAGGAAGAAGGCAAGGTTCAGAAACTCCCCTGGCCGTATCATAGGCACCTTGGAAGGGGTGGGAATTTCTTAGGTTCGTGGTTTTTGTACTTTCACTGGCTGGcagaggcttctttttttttgctaGGAGGAGTTTTCCCAACTGCCAATTCTCTGTGCAGAACATGTGATagcaataaagataaataaatttgggCAATGATACCTCCTCTTTGTCTTTCCCCTTCTGTTTCTACTCCTTGATGCTTTGAACTCTGGGCACTTCTGCTGTCTCTGGCAGCTGTGATTACCACATAGAGTTGGTGACCAGAAATAACATCACAGAACCATGGTGTGTTACTTGAGAGTAAGGAAGCTTCTGGCAGTCTGCTTGGAAACTAGGACATAATAGATGGTTATAGACTTTCCTTGGAGGAAATCAGCAGATGCCGCCATATCCCCTAGAGTAATAGACTTTGCTGTCTTTTTCCAGACATTTCGTTAGCCATTCAGTGGGCTTGCAGACCATGCTCACCTCATCAGAGTCCTCTGTTGGCTCCAGAGTACATTGGCGTCCTGAGAGATCTTAACAGGCGCaccatggttttctttctttctttttttttttttttttgcccatggAAAATAAGTTTGGGAACTGCTGAATGAAACCAGTTTCTTTACTGCAGGacttttaatatgctaatgtgcATTATAATTCTCCAAGAAAGGAATACTTTAGTGTGTAGTATTTCCTAATTTgaatgtgtatctttttttcttttaatgaacaCCATTAGcatcttttgagaaatgtttatcTATATAAGTTAGAGGGGTCAAACATTTGTTTGTATCAGAATTCTTTGGGCCTTCTGttcaaaatacaaattctttgcccttcccccttAACAACTAAATTAGAATATCTTAGATGAGACCTAAGAATCTGCACTTTCAGTAagcacccacctctcctctcttTAACCGCCCAGAATGCTTTGCATTCCCCCCAGAAACAGTCTATTTCTTACCTCTCTGGTTTTATCCTTCTTGTTTGGATGGAATCCCCCATCTTCTCTAACTAGTGAATTCTCACGCCTCTGTGAAGCTTTTCACCCATCAGAATGCAGGCTCCTTAAAATTACGGAATATGTTTTGTTCACTTGAATATTCTAGCACAAAGTCCTGTCTTGGTGCCTTATAAATtgttgagtggatggatgggtggatagatggatggaagaatggagTAAAAATGATCTTTACAAAGACCCAACATGTCTGTAGTGCTGGGGACCAAAAGTTAAATAG
This DNA window, taken from Acinonyx jubatus isolate Ajub_Pintada_27869175 chromosome D4, VMU_Ajub_asm_v1.0, whole genome shotgun sequence, encodes the following:
- the MOB3B gene encoding MOB kinase activator 3B isoform X2, with amino-acid sequence MSIALKQVFNKDKTFRPKRKFEPGTQRFELHKRAQASLNSGVDLKAAVQLPSGEDQNDWVAVHVVDFFNRINLIYGTICEFCTEQTCPVMSGGPKYEYRWQDDLKYKKPTALPAPQYMNLLMDWIEVQINNEDIFPTCVGVPFPKNFLQICKKILCRLFRVFVHVYIHHFDRVIVMGAEAHVNTCYKHFYYFVTEMNLIDRKELEPLKEMTSRMCH
- the MOB3B gene encoding MOB kinase activator 3B isoform X4, translated to MSIALKQVFNKDKTFRPKRKFEPGTQRFELHKRAQASLNSGVDLKAAVQLPSGEDQNDWVAVHVVDFFNRINLIYGTICEFCTEQTCPVMSGGPKYEYRWQDDLKYKKPTALPAPQYMNLLMDWIEVQINNEDIFPTCVGVPFPKNFLQICKKILCRLFRVFVHVYIHHFDRVIVMGAEAHVNTCYKHFYYFVTEMNLIDRKELEPLFP
- the MOB3B gene encoding MOB kinase activator 3B isoform X1 is translated as MSIALKQVFNKDKTFRPKRKFEPGTQRFELHKRAQASLNSGVDLKAAVQLPSGEDQNDWVAVHVVDFFNRINLIYGTICEFCTEQTCPVMSGGPKYEYRWQDDLKYKKPTALPAPQYMNLLMDWIEVQINNEDIFPTCVGVPFPKNFLQICKKILCRLFRVFVHVYIHHFDRVIVMGAEAHVNTCYKHFYYFVTEMNLIDRKELEPLDWLGSGSPIVMGYVLFDSRMSSPLTVASQTRGWLSVTIVLFLW
- the MOB3B gene encoding MOB kinase activator 3B isoform X3; its protein translation is MSIALKQVFNKDKTFRPKRKFEPGTQRFELHKRAQASLNSGVDLKAAVQLPSGEDQNDWVAVHVVDFFNRINLIYGTICEFCTEQTCPVMSGGPKYEYRWQDDLKYKKPTALPAPQYMNLLMDWIEVQINNEDIFPTCVGVPFPKNFLQICKKILCRLFRVFVHVYIHHFDRVIVMGAEAHVNTCYKHFYYFVTEMNLIDRKELEPLIPK
- the MOB3B gene encoding MOB kinase activator 3B isoform X5 encodes the protein MSIALKQVFNKDKTFRPKRKFEPGTQRFELHKRAQASLNSGVDLKAAVQLPSGEDQNDWVAVHVVDFFNRINLIYGTICEFCTEQTCPVMSGGPKYEYRWQDDLKYKKPTALPAPQYMNLLMDWIEVQINNEDIFPTCVERDDEQDVSLTPHLPFGRLRKALPSWSPAPAGGRPPLAKQAPASRSRQGGEEQ